The genomic window GAACAACTAAAATCAACGGAGACAGAAGAGATgcataaataaaagcagaattagaaaagaaaggaattgaATCACTCATAAGTGAAGGTCAGGAAACAGCATGCCCAGTTATTGCACTTGATTGTTAGAAGCATTGATTTTGCTACTTCTAAAAAGTTCTCAAGGAATTTAGGTGTTTTTCCAAACTGTACTGTTTTGGGCCTGCAGACTACAGGGGAAGAGCAGTGGTTGGCAAAAGCTGTCacagctgaaaaggaaagatgCCTAACACAGTATATTTTCACTGCCAGGAAATAACAAAGAAACATTCTTGCCCGTTTAGTGGTATTAAATCATGGATAGAAAGTCAACTGCTTATCTGGAGCCTGGCATAGATTTCCAATAACTCGCTTTTCCTCAAGCACAAACATATGACAGCACTTGAGGAAAACCACGGAGTGAATCTTTTGTAATccaaaaataatctttttagATTTCCATGAGAAAGCGGCACTTATTTATTCAGTCTTTTTCTCTCACACTGCGATTAAGTCAAGTGCTGACACAGATTATTGGGTCATTTATGCCCCAAACTGTTCAACAGAGATGATGTCTTCTGGTATTGTGGATatacaaaattaaaactttatggcttttaatagtaataataaaaacccCAATATACAGAATTATTGCACAGCCACATATACATGGTGTATAGGTAATAGGTAGTGCTGTGCAATAGGTGGTCGCAGTAGTGCCTGTTTTGCTGCACAGTGGTGCTCTCCAATCTAATCTGTGTTGATAGTTAAGGACATACTCTGTTTGTGTACTATGCAGGATGATGGTGTCTGTGCCTGTATGGCTCTGACAGGCTGATCTACAGGCTTCCATTACCTTGGTGTTTGGAGTGTTGCTGTCCTACCCTAGAGAATTTGCCTTAGTTTTAACAGGGCTGTCCATGTGGCTGAACAGGCAACCCTATGGTGTTCCATTCATCCCCAACTTACAGGTTCTTTACATCCTGCTGAAAGCTCCCTGACACTGTGTGAGGTGTTCTCTTGCATAGCACTTACTCCACAAGGCCTTTAGCACATCTGTGAAGGCTGTAAAAGTGCTGTCCCTAACTTGTCTGCTCATATATAGGCCACAATTTCTCAGCATGCAGCCCTTCatgagcagccctgcccagcagtgctcATATGCATTGACCTTAATTTTACCAAGACAAGCTTTCAGCTTGAAAGTTGGGGAAGCATGAGGGAGGCAGAAGCCTGCAGAGAGGACCAGGCATTCCGTACCTGCTCTCCTTCTATTTGAGGGCACTATTCTGTCCTATACATTGAGTGGACAACTGTATGGCCAGCAGCTGGTCCAGCAGTGTCTGCACTGTTACTGAGCTTTGTTCATTTGCATCATGTGTACTGATTTCAGACACCAGGTGACAGCCAGCGGGACACTAACTCCTCTGTGTAACACCACGTTCATGGCTCTGGGATAGGAGCTCTCAGGAAGCAGCAAGCATGGGTTGCCCCACAAGGCAAGGAAGCCAGGAGCTGAGGGCAATAGCAAGGCAGGTAGGGCAATGATCCCACCTAGGAAGGCACAATCCCACAGTACCTCAGCAGGTGCCACACTGGGGAGCAGGGTGAGACAGTATTTGAGATTAAAAGACACGTCTGCAGTGATGAAGCAGGTACAAGGCCAAGCCAGCAAATCAAATCAGTGGTTCAGGATCAGCAAGGCACATGGACAGGCACAGGCATACCTAAGACAAGTCTTAAGGATGGAAGCCTGAGCTTCAATGCAGCTCCCAAGCAAAGAGCAGGAAGCCCCCATGAGACTTCCCAGAGCTTCTTctcacacagctctgtcaccAGCATCCTGATCCAAGGCTACAGCTGCACCATATTGGAGCTGCAATAGGCAGCCAAACCccaaggagcagggaagaggctgcagagccCCTTGGTGCACTCAAAGCCCTGACAACAACATGCTTATTTCCAGATTTTCATCCAGTCCAGAAGGTATCATTCTCTTAAAAGTAATCTTGTTAGAGACAAGGCACAGCTGTTCAGGGCTGGGATGTTTACTGCAGCCCAGTAACGTCTGCAAAGCCATATGCTGTTTGatcctctgctccctggctATTTACCAAGTCAGCGTCCAGAGGGGCAATAGGTTGAGCTGTGCCAGAATGGCTGGAAAACACCAGCCCTTCTGCCGGCCCACAAGGGGCTCTGAAAGCGTCATGATTATATGTGATTACATTCTGCAGTACTTAGTGATCCATTGTACCCTAGTGGTCATTGCAGTGGTTCATCTGCACTTTCAGGTCTGAACTACTGAGATTTTAATAAGCAGCCGTGCACAGAGCCGACAATAGCATCACTGTGACATATATAAACGCCCCTGTCCCGACAGCCACAGTGCCTCACTGAGTGTGATGCTCTCTTTTTGACTGACATAATGCCAGTGTGAACTATACCTTTAAGATGCCCGTGGCCTGACATACACTGAGTGATTTGCAGGAGAAAGTGGGGAGTGTGGTCAAACTGAAGGGTTCCAGAAGAGGACAGTCAGGTGACAAAATCAATTAGAGCAGCCTGACAAAAATGTTAGCCTTGGCCTTTAGTGGAAATTCTCTCTCCTTGCACTACCACCTTAACCACAGTCTGTGGCTATAGGTGGTGGTATTATGTCCAAGACTTCATAATCCGTTACCATTTCCATGTAGGATATGCACTTGCTGTTTGTCTTTCCTTCATCCTGCTCCCTTCCAAGCCTCTCTCGTTCCTCTCCcccatgaaaaaaatctttgctcctgtaattttcccttcctctcttcaGTCTGTGAAAAGTCAATCCCTTCTCCAGTTGCCATAACAAATGACAGCCACTTGATTGCCACGAGACTCGACAAGTCAGGCCTGCTCCCCCCCCAGTAGGAATCACCAGTGCGAAACACTTGTAACCAACTATCTTTGCTCTTTATCTACAATTTAAGGAAGTGCATGACAGAAGAAGGATGAGAAGAAAGACTGAGTGCTGAGTACTGTCCTCCTCCTTCAGATAAAACATATACAATATTTTGGCTGACATGCAACAATACATGTAGTAAAGCTAATCCTTCTGACTGCAGTCAAATCAGTTCAGGACCCAGCCCATCACGGGATGTGGAGAGAGAACCACTTTTGTTGAAACTCCAGCACACCAGCACGCTCCTAGAAATATGGTGACCAGAAGGAAAGGCCCTTTACATGCAGTGTCCAGTTACTTTCAGCTACAGATCCAGGATAAGGATCATCTGCTTTTTCGTTCAGTAAGCAGACCTGTTACCTTCAGATAATGTAATGAAGAAAGTGTATTCTATAGAAGACAAAAATTGAGaccaaaacagcatttctgctgttgtGGGAACCTCTCATTGGACCTGATGTTCAGGGTCTTCATCCCACTGTTGTTAATTTCAGCACAGCAGGTTAGGGTGAATGATGCCATAACTCACAATGAATGTTACAGgtttctgctcttgcctgtTTCTGGAACATGCAGTCAAAAGTTTCAGCTCCCCAGTTTTGTGAGCCTACTGCTAACCAAGAGGATTGGGCCTGGAATTGGCAGGAGATGAAGGCAGTAAGGATGAATCAATCCAATGAATCAAGGAAACCTGCAAGGCTGCTTCAAAAACTGGCTCTTGCTCTCTTGTGCTGTGTGCTAGTTCTGTCTGCTAGAGCTCTGTCTCACAAGAGGTGCGTGAGTAGACCAACCCTTTCAGGTATTCACAGAACATTGTGAAACAAACACTTTGGCACAGATTAAGTTGTCCCTGGTCACATGAGCAGCAGTCAAACAGAACTGCATTTTAGGCAGTTTGGACAGAAGAAGTCCATGTGAATTTTGTGGACAGTGATGCACTGATTCATCTGAACAACAAGCATTTTTCAGAGAAAGCTCTGGAGGCACAGAGCCCCTTAGAAGTGTGTGGGGGGTTAGGTCAGTCCCCGTACAGCCTCAGGTACTCCAGTGCTCATTACCTTGAACAATGTCATTTACTCTAAAGGTGATCGATACAGAGAATATGCTCTAAGAATGTTTTATCATGAACAGCTGGTACAGAGGCTCTTATCTGCAGGTTTCTGACTGCCGAGCAGGCACTGTATCACCTTCTGTTTTACAGTGGAACTAATTGTTCACctcagtgcagcacagccaaCAGCAGCTACAAACTGCAAAGCTCAGACAGTGCCCTCGGTGAGCAGAGAAACGCAGACTAATGGGGACTTCTCCTGTACAAAAGGATGCACacatgatatatatatatatacacacacatctcAGCTTGCATACAATGAATTTGTTAGAGCAGATGCCTGAAGATCTTTAAGAGGGACAGCACCTACATTTTCTTTATAGAGATGGTGTTTAGTGCCATGAGGTGCAACAGCTAGCCCTATGCTGGCATAAACTGCTGGTACAATTGCCTGGCGATTTCAATGAAGATTTAAGTAGGCAAATGCCTCCATGTCTTAAACTAACATGAGGCAATGCATAAAGTCTGTAATTCTCATTATCTTTGCCTAGGTCATACTCCATCCCTTACTAATTGGCTCTTTGGGTATCCCATTTTGAGTTACAATGTTTACAACCTTTTCTTGATAATCTAATGTGCAGACGGGTCAGACTCCAAATACAAGATGTTTTTATTCCCACTTCTTTTGCATAATAACCTCTGAACTGGAACCACACTTCCACCTATCTGCTAGTGCTTTTCCATGTCAGTGGCTACCACTGTTGCAACACTGGGTGTGACTTGGCCACTGACATTTCAGTGTGACTCTTCTGCTTTACAGTATTCCTCATCACTAATTCAAGAGTTTCTTTGGTACAGACATAGAGTAGGTCTGTTTCAAGGCTCTTAGGTTAGTTAGTTCTCCTTGACATTATTCCTTTGGAAGCTCATGTTCCCCTGGAGCCTTGTCATGATATGGGACTGCATGACCTCTGAGAATCCACTTTCCCAATTAATAATGCTCCCTctgctaaatttttttttggttgtttaaTGACCACCACAAGGATTAAAGCTTCCCTATTGCTATATTCATTGTTTTGAGATTTTGCTGGCAGAAATCACATATGTCAGTCTTCCATTtttaaactgccttttttttttccctataaatTTCTGTTAAGGAAAGCTTCAAGGATATGTGTAGCATTAAACATTGTTCAGTTGAACCTGAGTaatatacattttatttccttcatctGTGTCAAGCTTTTAATAATTATcaacttaaaaatatatgtgcCTTCTTAAAAACAGCAGGCACACAGGACACCATATCTACTGGGGACGAAATCTTTGTCCTAGAGTATGTAACCTATAGACACAAAGAAAATACCGTGAATGAGCAGCACAGAGTGTCATGTGTAAAAATCCCAAGTGATTTGTACTCAGTACAGCAAAGAGAGGTTTTTCAGGTGGATCAAAAtaaccaaacaacaaacaaaaaacctcctaaaccaaaccaaaactgcAAGTTTTGACTTGAAGATGCTACATAAAAACTGAAACATCTTAAGGATAAAAGCGACCCATGAAGAAAAGTCCATCTTTAATAGACAAACACAGCAGGTAGAAAAGTTTCAAAACCTCAGCACTGAAAAAGAAGTATTAACATTTGGCATTGATGGGTTACAGAAGTAGCTGGACACGACTCACTAATGCAAATTGTCAAGTGTTTTCTGCAGAGCACCTGACCTCACCTGCAGGCAGAAACCCTGAGCGCCAAGGCCTTGATAAGCATTTTCTTAACTCCTGGACTGCTCGTGTTCACCTTCACCTTCTGGCCGTTTCTCTGAATGCTGGAACACAGAGTAGACAGGAGGACTGTGCTCCCACCTCGCTCGTCACTGGCAGCCGAGGGCACTGGGCACTTCCAACAGCAATAATGAAATCGTGCTATTCTGTTAAAGTATAATTCCCATTAAAAaggcagattaaaaaaaccccaaagcgtTCATATCAGTATCCACCATTTTAGGGCaaataattaaggaaaaaaaaccccaaacaacaactGCCGAACATAAAAGAAACACAGGAACTGTCTTTCACAAAGAATCattaatgttggaaaagacctttaacaATGAGCCCAATCATTAACCAAGCACTGCTAAGtctaccactaaaccatgtccctaagcaccacattaCAGCTTTTTTGAACGCTTGCAGGGacagtgattccaccacttccctgggcagccttttccaATACTTCACCCTTTCTGTGgagaagtttttcctaatatcccgTCTAAACCTCCtgtggcacaacttgaggccatttccaaTCGTCCTACCATGTTACTTGGTAGAAGTGGCCGACCCCCACTTGGCTACGAGCTCCTTTCGTGGAGTTGTCGAGAGCGAGAAGGTCTCTCCTGagtctcctccaggctaaacagtcccagctcccacagctgctcctcatgcGACCTGCGCGCCAGACTCTTCTAAATATCCCTCCTCACCCGCAACACCCGTTTTGAGGGCATGGAGGAGAGCCTTTTCTAGCACAACGCTACTGTCAATAATGTTATTTATAGACGAAACGCATTCAAACAAACCCTTCCCGACATTACACGGCGGCAGGCCCcgagccccaggagcagggccGGCGCTCCCTCGCTGCGCTGCCCTcactccttcccttcccagccatgGCGGCGGCAGCTTCCAGGCAGCCGCCGGTCGCGGGCTTTGTTCGTCTCTGCCTGCGCCGCCTCCgccccttccttccttccctctgctccctccctccccccttccctccccctggCCGGCCCGAGCGCCCGGAGAGGCCCGCGGGGCGGGGGAACGAGAGGGCCCCGcgtccctcctctccctccgaGCGAGTGCCGGGGATCCCCGCAGCTCCCGCCGGCCCCGAGTGCTGCGGGTGAGCGGCGGGGGAGGCGCCATGGCCGACCGGGCGCGGGCGGCGCTCTCCGAGTTGGGCTGGTAAGTGGGGCCGAGCtcggccgcgccgccgccgccgccgcctccgggGGTGACTCCGAGCGGCGGGGCGGGGTGGGCAGGGCCCGTGTTTGAGGCGTGCGGTGCGGGGGGCCGTCCCCGCCCCAGCTCCGCTCGGAGCCCGTCGGCCGCGGGCAGGGGGTGGTGCCGCCCCCCGGTGCTCTCGGGGCCTGGCGCTGGCTCGCCCTGGGGAGCCGCTCCCGGCCCGTCCCGGCGGCCCTGCGGGGAGCGCCGGCATCCCCATCCCGGGACAGCCCCCGAGCCCCTTCGGGATCGGTGACGGCCTCCcgcctctcctcctgccccggGGCCGGCCTCGCCTGGAGGCCTGGTGCCTGCCCGTAGTGCTGGGGTTGTTAATTGCACTGTGCGCCTTTTCAGTAGGAAAGGCAAGATGAAAAAAGTGGGGTTAAGGTAGGGTAAATGAGGCACACGTGAGGCTTGAACTCGGGACTTGCGTTTTCTGCTTCGTCCCAGTCGTTGGGTACACAATATCCATTTTGGAGCAACGTGTTTCAACGAGTTGTGCTTTTCAAATACCTACTGCAAACGCTTATTTGCTAGTCAAAAATGGGTTTGCACTGTAGgaagtttttgttttggtttgggacttttttgcttgtttgtttgttttgttttgttgaagTGATTCACTGATTAGTCAGTGctaacttttttccttaaatactTGGAAAGTCTTTCACCAAACCTAAACTTCAGTGCTAACTGCTAAAGCACAGAGCGACATACTTTGGATGTAATTGAGAAAAACTGCTCAAATTATGTGACACAGTGTTATTTTCTATGGCGTTCTGGGGATATTTCTGTTTAACTGTTTAAGTTAGTGGTTTTCCTGGATTGTGGTTTCATGTATGTCTAAGATGGAAAAGGTTAAAGTGGGTGTCATGTGATTTAGAATAAAACAGGATCATTtacttggaagggacctacaacaATTATCTAGTCAAATCGCTTGAccacttcagggctgaccaaatCTTGGTATGTTATTAAGTGCACTGGCTGAATGCCTCTTAAACATTTGACTGGATTGGGGCATCGACCACCTCTCTAGGAAACCTCTTCCAGTATTTGACTATGCCCTCAGTAAAGGAATGATTCCTTATGTCCAGTTTGAACCCTCCCTGCCACAGCTTTGAACCATCCCTGTTCATCCTATCACTGGATCCCAGGTAGAAAAAATCGGCACCTCCCTTTCCACTTCTCCCGCTCAGGAGGCTGTAAGAGAGCAATGAGGTTGCCTCTCAGCCTCCTGTAATCCAATATAGACAAACCAgtcttcagctgctcctcacaggacatgtcatcagctttgttgccctcctctggatgtATTTAAGGGCCTTCACATAGTTTTCAAATTGTGTGCACAGTACTGCAGGTAAGGCCACACCAGTGCTAAGTGCAGCTGGATGATCACCTCCTTTAACCAGCGGGTGATGCTGTGTTTGTTGGCCCAGCTTTTGTAGTGCTACTTTGTGGTAATAGTAACCAAATAGAGTAATTAGGTTTCTTCTTGGGTAAGTGTATCAAGCTTCAAAAATATTGTCTGAGTGGTTCTAGGGCGCACAATCCTGTGGTTCCTGGCTATTGCTGAATTGAAATAATCATAACTATTTCTGCTACTTTTTATAACATTGGCTTATTTAACGGGAATTTTGGACTGTGGCTTGAAACTTGCCCCTCTCCTCTTCTGTCCTTAGACCTCTCTGAAAATGCAAAAGTTTTCCATAAaagtagttttattttcttagtttgcttttcttgctttctatTGCCTATTCAAAATTTTATCACAGTTTTCAACTCTGAGTTGTTTTACTGCCTTTTCAGCTGAATGAGTACCGCTGGTAAATGGCTTTCAGGTACATATATGAGGTGCCTTTGAAACAGTCTGTTCCTCTGCAGTGTTTACTGCCCTCCTTGGGAGTGTAGACACTTGAATGGTTGCAAACACTTGTTATTCTTGCAGTCCTGTAGGGTGGGAGCCAGAGGCTGAAAGTTGATCGGGCCGCTAATGGGCTGATACCAGGTCCGCTGAAATTATGCCTTGACCTAGTTGCATTGGGGAGGGTATTATGAAAGAGGGAGGAATTAATGCCTGTATTTTTGAGGAATGTGAGGTggagtggaaaaagaaataatgtttcGGAGATCTTGTTTAGCTGTCTTCATGCGCTTTAAAAAGAATCGTAACCTGAACATCCATGCTTCTAACTGCTTTGCTGTTGCTCTTACTTATGATTTTTCTCATATTATTAGATCTTAGAGTTATTTAACACATCTGTGAGTGAGCCTTCAGTGGTGTTTAATGCAGTATTATATATCTGACTACACTGGTGATTAAATAATGTTTTGTACCAAATTGGTTGTTACTGTTGCTGTCACCTGATGTCAGAATGATAAGTTTCCtaatacaaaaccaaaaccaacttTTTATGTTAAAATCTGTCCCCGCTTGAACTGCAGAAGCACTGCGTGGCAcgtcaagtaaaaaaaaaaggttgtccTTGCTTAGTTGAAAATCTGCTAGCTTGTAAAATACTGCCTGTACTGACTGGATTTTAGAGTAAGTTTCTTAAATCTTACAAGGTTAGAAGAGTTAATGTAGACACCTGTTTGTGTCAGTTTCTGCAACTGGTGTTTACATTTTATGATTCTGAATTAAAgataaagttatttttcaagTAAAACAGTAATACAGTGTAGCTAATACAGAACAGTAATTATATATCTATTCCCCTCCCCCAACCAGGTATTGTCAGAGTAATCTTTTATAAAATTGTCTGGGAATTTGTAATGTTTGCCTTTAGTATATCAATTACATTTTTGTCAGCTTCTGAAAGGTAAACTAGCCCTACCTAGTAAATGTAACAGTGGTAGGTAAAGCTGgaagccttttttctttcctttatttttttttttttttgtgatagtGGTGTTTTATGGAAATGAGTAAAAGGCCCCTGTAGTTTGTGTGCAGAATAGTGGTTTTTCTGAAGACAGATCCCTGCAGCTCTCATTGAAAGCCTGCATTTTTTGATGCTAGTTCTTTTCGTTATACACGACACTGTTCCTTGGAATGAGATATTGGCTCCAGCTAGGGGACAGATAAAGTGTTTGTGTTACATGTCAGTGAAAAAGATACTCTGTCTTGGAACAGAAGTTCTGtattaacttttttatttaattatcaAACATGAGGAGGAAGGCCAAGTGGCAGAATTACCTTTTTGTATTGTTATAGTTATATTCCTGAATTTCAGAACCAGGTTTCTAGTGTTCTTATTAAAATATGGACCTTAATGGACAATGAATTAGTGAATCCAGTTTTATTACTAGAACTGAAATTCAGAAGGACTACAGAATACATCCCCTTATGTAAACAATGAGTTTGCAAAGCACTTCTTACTGGCTTgcaacagaattttctttttgtttgtttttgtttgggttttttgttagtgtgttttgttttgttttttaaatttcctgtgTGCCATTTCACAAGAGAATATGACAAGCCAAGACCTCTTCAGTGTTCCTAGATCTTTGCAGAGCTTGGGAATTTTTTACATAGAAATGCCAACATATTGTCAAAAATTACCAATGTGCCATGGCCTACAGCAGGTTTAGCCTGATCTTGGGTCGGGTGATTGATCTCTGTGGGAAAGCAAGAGGTGGAAACTGGATaactaaaaatttttttttagtacagCTAAATGTACTTGCGAGTTCCTTGGCAACtagtacagattttttttattccagtgtGTGATGCCATAAAAATTCGTAACTCTATGGCAAAAAAATACAGTCTTGTAAAACCTAATGTATTTTGAAGATTATGTAAACAACGATGTGACTATGAAAAGTTACTCCCAGAGATGAAGAGGAAATGGAATTGTACTAGTTGTTTGGAAACAGAAGAATACTGCTTAATAGTCCATGAGAAAACCCTTATATTAATGTCATTGTGGTTGTATATACTTGGTAAGTGAAAAATACAGAGTTGATGTACAACAAACTTTTAAACTGAGGTTTTGTTATTTCAGCAAGTAATGTGGTGCATACTGGGTAACTCTGGATTTAAGCTTGGTGTGTTCACATGTGTCCTCTTGTAGGACTAAACATCTGATATGATCCAAGCTCTAAAGCAAAAGTAGGTGTATGCCTGGAAACACGAGGAAGTTCTCACAGGGATGAATCTAACACCACTTTCTAAAAGCACAGCAGGCATTTGGCAAAGTAGTAAGTTCCAGAATTCTGCAAGATGATCTGCTTTTCCCTCATGTTTTTTTGCTATTCCAATAAAACATTTTCGGAAGACCCAGCTGAAATTGGTTCCTGCATATTGTGCAAGCCCAGGCAGGATAAAAGATTTTCCTTAGACACAAGCATAACACAGTGTTTCACAGGAGAGATGCATCTGTTTTGAGATTCTTGACACTTCTTTTGTGATGTGCGTAATCTTGTGAAGTTTGATTGGTACCATGAAATCACAAAATGccacattttttatttgttcaggTGTATCCCTTACTGGGTGATCTGATCATTTTGCATTCCTGCTGGCTCACAAGTAATGTGTAGTTAGAACCTGAATTCTTTGTCGTTTTCACTCTGATGGAGTGCAGAACGTCCAGCATTTTGCATTCTGTTAAGGGAACAACCCCAAGAAACTAACTCAGATgctactttctcttttttcttcttttgaaagaaGATGCTAggtgtttgaaaaataattattactaGCTGAAATTGTTACAATGACAAGAAACAAATTTAGGGCTATAATTAATTGTTTAAAAGATGCAAAAAAGGATAGGTGAAATAAGGAGATGGAAGGAGGTAGGGGACTAACATGTTTGAAACACCTCTCTTTGCAGAAGAGGGGTGAACTTGGTGAGGTTTATGTAATCTGCAGGCAGGACATAAAATGAAAGCAGATCTCTTACTAAATCCTACACAATTACTGCTCACTGAATGCTGCAACTGTAGAGTTGGAAATCATTTACTGAAATCAGTAGCAGATTGGTTTAAAAGTGGGTAAATTTTTTTACTAAGGACCTCAACCAAAGCTTATTTGTGCCAAAGACAAGTGATTATCCTGTGGGTTAGTACAGTTGGTTAAAAGATGAGAAGCTAGATAGATAAATTATTGCTTCTTGGTGGAACAATGTTCGCAGTAGGTTTCTGCTGGGGTTAAGAGGTTCATTATATTCTTAAGGAATGACAGTACTGTGGCACCATAGCAATTTGATGATCTGTGGGGATTGGTAAAATCTGAACTAGTTGGGTACTTGCAGCAAACTCTTCCAAAACAGTTTTCCAGTTCTTTCGCATACAAGTGTAGTTTGGTTCTGGTGAATGCCAAGTTATCCTCATACAGGGCAAAATAATGTAAACCTATATACACAGCGATGAGCTCTATATTTGCTCCTGTTACTTACTCAGAAAAGGGCAGTGGTCAGACAGCTGTTGGGAATTGTTCACAAAGAATTAAATCATTGTTAGGTCATTATGTTTATCAGTGGTGTGTCAAAATCATTAACAATGTGCATTAAAGTAAtcatcccagcacagcaaaggTTTCGTAGACAGTGAAAAAGTGGATGAGAGGTGTGGAAGATACTCTGTGCTGGGAAGATGAAGATCTTTactctgaaaaacagaacaacagGGGGAGAAATGATAGAGATCTATAAAATCCATAGATCAAACAGAAATGATGAATAGAAAGCAAGAGTAGCTGTTTTTCTTAGGACAAGAATTAGGCCACATGGTCAATTAAACTTGCTACCTGATAAAAATTAAAGTAGCTTGTCAAGCAATGTGTAATTAAATTGTGGAACTTACTTGCCACATGATATTGTGGAGCAGAAAAAATGTAAGTGAGTTAAAACTGTAATTAGGCAAAGCCAGGTAGGGATAGTTGCACTGGATACTGAACTCTACAGTGAAGTTGGACTACCAGCTCTAAAATGGCTGATAGCCAGGAATTACTCTGAACACTTATGTCTAGGTATTTGCTGTGGTTTGCATTCTTGACCTGGATCATCTGCCTCTGGCCACCCTTGACAAAAATGGAACTGTGTTAGATAGACCTAGACTGCATAAGTTAAAACACCATTTAtgttcttatttttatattgttagATAAATGACCTCACACCGTAGTTCTGCTGAAGAaaggattttcttctcttgatTTGGGATGAGGGAAGAGGGAGCGAGGATTTGGAGAGAAATGAATCAGACTGttgaaaacagagagaaaaggcagagcAAGTGTGACAGTTCCCTATGCACTCCATTTCAGCTGTGATTTCCACTGTCTTGCTGCAGCTCACCCTCCTGGTTTTCAATAGTTGTTGGGAGAGACTCTCCCTGCATCTTTTTATGTGAGATCTCAAATCGATTTATGGGCCATCTTGGGGGACACACACTTCACTTGTTCGTTTCTCTGCTGGGAAGCTAAAGCACTAATATAAGATGTCCTTGATTTATAGAATTGTCTCAAGTT from Corvus hawaiiensis isolate bCorHaw1 chromosome 2, bCorHaw1.pri.cur, whole genome shotgun sequence includes these protein-coding regions:
- the LOC125321161 gene encoding collagen alpha-1(I) chain-like — translated: MAPEARRRRQRGAPHHSRLTATRLPGANATKFNTTKTSTQSPELFFGYDTALETRAVPGAQERNKKKEKASLDHRPQTALPHKEASSAVSSPAHSAINNPSTTGRHQASRRGRPRGRRRGGRPSPIPKGLGGCPGMGMPALPAGPPGRAGSGSPGRASARPREHRGAAPPPARGRRAPSGAGAGTAPRTARLKHGPCPPRPAARSHPRRRRRRRRGRARPHLPAQLGERRPRPVGHGASPAAHPQHSGPAGAAGIPGTRSEGEEGRGALSFPRPAGLSGRSGRPGGGKGGGREQREGRKGRRRRRQRRTKPATGGCLEAAAAMAGKGRSEGSAARERRPCSWGSGPAAVIARFHYCCWKCPVPSAASDERGGSTVLLSTLCSSIQRNGQKVKVNTSSPGVKKMLIKALALRVSACRETRTDGYFLNTCCCGSLLKHLQSLQPLESPCRVRFTLKDCGPWEGTGWSRGKESLLDKHCWGIPLAKQSQGSLLYLPVAFYSSGSLPLSPSIKHDYIRGFSWHSDNSRRQIVTNINSALKSGNQYVRGSMVELWNQYKLYHYKTRNTTNGIRHFNNIYIMYL